In the Naumovozyma dairenensis CBS 421 chromosome 4, complete genome genome, one interval contains:
- the TSR3 gene encoding ribosome biogenesis protein TSR3 (similar to Saccharomyces cerevisiae YOR006C; ancestral locus Anc_6.19), whose translation MMYHHPLRRVIIIDQEIRLSLPNLRQTKTRGDGTEEEHIFITIKMGKGKNKSRDDGPKNPRAHRGANGHSSRHNHKNMEMKKHNDFTSTQMVNDNDDGIDEIHSVKKIPVKLGMWDFDHCDPKRCSGKKLERLGLIKSLKIGQRFQGLIISPNGKKVVSPDDADIIKEFGAAVVECSWARLDEIPFSKLNGGNGGKNERLLPYLVAANQVNYGRPWKLNCVEALAACFAIIGRSDWASDLLSNFSWGLNFLKLNEELFELYSKCTDSDSVKAAQEEWLDKIEQEATERKLQAQETDIWMMGNTNRLDANLRSMNISDEDEEEEEEYDEEEDGGEHITRNKELRYDNLGNVIEDTDEEYLSEEEKEIRYDNLGNIIESEEEEEEEKEEGIELRYDSLGNIIE comes from the coding sequence ATGATGTACCATCACCCACTGCGAAGAGTGATAATTATAGACCAAGAAATACGTCTATCCTTACCTAATTTACGACAAACGAAGACGAGAGGAGACGGTACGGAAGAAGaacatatatttataacAATTAAAATGGGTAAAGGTAAAAATAAGAGTAGAGATGATGGTCCTAAGAATCCTCGAGCTCATCGTGGTGCCAATGGTCATAGTTCAAGACATaatcataaaaatatggaaatGAAGAAACATAATGATTTCACATCGACACAAATGGTAAATgacaatgatgatggtaTAGACGAAATTCATAGTGTGAAGAAAATCCCTGTGAAACTTGGGATGTGGGATTTTGATCATTGTGATCCAAAACGTTGTAGTGGTaagaaattagaaagaTTAGGTTTGATTAAATCGTTGAAAATAGGTCAACGATTCCAAGGTTTGATCATCTCACCAAATGGGAAAAAAGTTGTGTCACCTGATGATGCagatattattaaagaatttggaGCTGCTGTGGTAGAATGTTCTTGGGCACGTCTTGATGAAATACCATTTAGTAAATTGAATGGTGGGAATGGCGGGAAAAACGAAAGATTATTACCTTACCTTGTTGCGGCAAATCAAGTTAATTATGGTAGACCATGGAAGTTAAATTGTGTAGAAGCGTTAGCTGCATGCTTTGCAATCATTGGAAGATCAGATTGGGCAAgtgatttattatcaaatttttcttggGGGttgaatttcttaaaattgaatgaggaattatttgaattatattcCAAATGTACTGATTCAGATTCAGTTAAAGCTGCACAAGAGGAATGGCTGGATAAGATTGAACAAGAAGCTACAGAAAGGAAATTACAAGCGCAAGAAACTGATATATGGATGATGGGGAACACTAATAGATTAGACGCCAACCTACGATCCATGAATATATCcgatgaagatgaggaggaagaggaagaatatgacgaagaagaagatgggGGAGAGCACATAACCAGGAATAAAGAGTTGAGATATGATAATCTAGGAAACGTAATAGAAGACACAGATGAAGAGTATCTTTCAGAAGAGGAGAAAGAAATAAGATACGATAATCTAGGGAATATCATAGAAagtgaagaagaggaagaagaagagaaggAGGAAGGAATTGAACTACGATATGATAGTCTTGGTAATATTATAGAATGA
- the NDAI0D00800 gene encoding uncharacterized protein (similar to Saccharomyces cerevisiae YML002W; ancestral locus Anc_6.20), whose amino-acid sequence MSQYHLPTLLNPLLNAVFNCPDPSHSPFKKLFTTLKNQQFILLVPPTSTLLNYTDSYYKLSLNELCYHNSDFLGSHILTWSNAIDSNKDSTTTNDDEEFDNLNGNKFIIKWKHNIIFTRGNFSNDQRFKILKIHPLTNFNDYFHGSKEFFLIFIDKPITVSSLIANDSLKCLLPNTRDLKSQEKETPLVQDLSQQSKSSFENDLNKNEAWNLKFGILSNNYKIESSELEPNHKLFRELVNEAFIEIDSKKFFQKKKNFTSDQLFQLTHDYMERHLYDEIWSRIWKMMMNSVKNYADDQKAQHLIKHFSIVEIDPNFYDIFPLKFVPMLEKNLKHSVTCINKLKSTKSYTEKSTILIESLQIITDSNTGGEESKDKNKSGYLIDADNLLNLLTLVILQSNITLHDLKANLYYLKYFSTDESSSSFGILNYTIATFHMVSHVLENVIDWDRLKEKSDLIEELIMTDDLSTLSSTFENDKKTLLMYRNSNGESLLALSIINKQNKKFTQYLIEYEDILNMDIISNDQSMDSSTLLLQAIRSNNFEAAIILVKLLFQNCRNQKELISYINQVDIHNRNIGHYLVINLTILKIIGQFINWKQKDVNGRTPLFTIFRSYDQSNYDELVCQVFQIAIKWYAANNLKFQMNDHDDSNGNSLLHILQNNISILLDYAKDQNIPINLNKMNCKGFTPLMMYFKYKRYDNIRMIIKEEKLIFNKFQSPNFIDCFDYSVDSSIMNDIGEFLLSNGQLFGKIIVLSLKKQMSTVPSLPRGLYINYTILIDEADKSTLTKTMKFTSLVKFLKIMKRKYAISFLPLDTLLNESQSFLDKKSKNNNNLRTIPLRYIEKLRIRRFLKRLNTCLDVLLHFDDSTIATPLLLSETELLEWISIEESKLRRSSTTPSAKSKLENAMGEKKKKELKPENINIIQNFLKFNLNELNTISMNLKVLSKLVIFMNLKTLDIHDAQIRFNGLVKGLNNKEVPSIIEKSFNVIDSSRYDDDKGVLLESLHEDISFFNECTLKLIHDVENIIKIKIPNWWKLYGELLELNKYYHKNFPNCVVHARRTDLLSGNNANTNTNTNTNTNTNSPQRLHHHSEHQNNSNNGVFANLIENQKNKLERKTSHHIDETISLLESLGSGLLNKHEHLAEELNRYMEFKNRFFGRNIMKNFVGEDIKLLEEHVLVLNENMNKNNEMFLTS is encoded by the coding sequence ATGTCTCAATACCATCTTCCTACTTTATTGAACCCACTATTAAATGCCGTTTTCAATTGTCCTGATCCATCACATTCTCcctttaaaaaattattcactactttgaaaaatcaacaatttatattattggtaCCACCTACTTCtacattattgaattatacaGATTCTTATTACAAACTTTCCTTAAATGAATTATGTTATCATAACTCGGACTTCCTCGGATCCCACATATTAACATGGTCAAACGCTATTGACAGTAATAAAgattcaacaacaacaaatgacgatgaagaattcgataatttaaatggtaataaattcatcataaaatggaaacataatataatattcacAAGGGGAAACTTCTCGAATGATCAACGATTTAAAATCTTGAAAATTCATCCATTAACGAATTTTAATGATTATTTTCATGGCTCCAaggaattttttttgattttcatTGATAAACCAATAACTGTATCATCTTTAATTGCGAATGATTCCCTAAAATGTTTACTTCCTAATACCAGGGATTTGAAATCACAAGAGAAAGAAACTCCCTTAGTTCAAGATTTATCACAACaatctaaatcatcatttgaaaatgatttaaataaaaatgaagcatggaatttgaaatttggaatCCTATCcaataattataaaataGAATCATCAGAATTGGAACCAAACCATAAATTGTTTAGAGAACTTGTCAATGAAGcattcattgaaattgattcaaagaaatttttccaaaagaaaaaaaatttcaccTCTGATCAATTATTCCAATTAACTCATGATTATATGGAACGTCACTTATACGATGAAATATGGTCACGTATatggaaaatgatgatgaactCGGTAAAAAATTATGCCGATGATCAAAAGGCACAGCATTTAATCAAGCATTTCTCCATAGTGGAAATTGATCCAAATTTTTATGATATTTTCCCTTTAAAATTTGTCCCAAtgttagaaaaaaatttaaaacatTCAGTAACATgtataaataaattgaaatcaacTAAATCCTATACtgaaaaatcaacaatCTTAATTGAATCTTTACAAATTATAACGGATAGTAATACTGGCGGCGAAGAAAGCAAAGATAAGAATAAATCAGGTTACCTTATTGATGcagataatttattaaatttattaactttGGTAATACTTCAATCGAACATAACACTTCATGATTTGAAAGCAAATTTATACTATCTCAAATACTTTAGTACCGatgaatcatcatcaagtTTTGgtatattaaattatacTATAGCCACTTTCCATATGGTCAGTCATGTATTAGAAAATGTTATAGATTGGGATCGTctcaaagaaaaatctGATCTGATTGAGGAGTTAATCATGACAGATGATTTATCAACGTTATCTAGTACCTTCGAGAATGATAAGAAGACTTTATTAATGTACAGAAATTCGAATGGAGAATCACTTTTAGCGTTAAGCAttataaacaaacaaaataagaaatttaCACAATATCTAATAGAGTATGAggatatattaaatatggATATTATTTCAAACGATCAATCCATGGATTCATcaactttattattacaagcTATACGATCGAATAATTTTGAAGCTGCTATTATTCTCGTCAAGCtattattccaaaattGTCGAAATCAAAAGGAACTTATTTCATATATTAATCAAGTGGATATTCATAATAGAAATATTGGTCATTACTTAGTCATCAATTTAaccattttgaaaattattgGTCAATTTATAAATTGGAAACAAAAAGATGTTAACGGTAGAACACCTTTGTTTACAATATTTAGAAGCTACGATCAATCTAATTATGATGAACTTGTTTGTCAAGTATTCCAAATAGCCATTAAATGGTATGCTgcaaataatttgaaatttcaaatgaacGATCATGATGATTCAAACGGTAATTCATTGTTACATATCctacaaaataatatttctatcCTTTTGGATTATGCTAAAGACCAAAATATCCCAATTAACTTGAATAAAATGAATTGCAAAGGTTTTACGCCATTAATGAtgtatttcaaatataaacGTTATGACAATATAAGgatgataataaaggaagaaaaattgattttcaacaaattcCAATCCCcaaattttattgattgtTTTGATTATTCAGTGGATAGTTCCATCATGAATGATATTGGGGAATTTTTACTATCCAACGGACAATTATTTGGGAAAATAATAGttttatctttgaaaaagCAAATGAGTACTGTACCATCTCTGCCGCGTGggttatatattaattatacCATACTAATAGATGAAGCTGATAAGTCCACGTTAACGAAAACCATGAAGTTCACCTCATTGGTCAAATTTctaaagataatgaagCGGAAATATGCCATTAGTTTCTTACCCCTTGATacattattgaatgaatcaCAATCATTTCTAGATAAGaaaagtaaaaataataataatttgagGACAATCCCATTACGttatattgaaaagttaagaataagaagatttttgaaaagattaaataCATGTCTTGATGTATTATTACATTTTGATGATTCTACTATTGCTACgcctttattattatctgaaACAGAATTATTGGAATGGATCTCTATAGaagaatcaaaattaaGACGAAGTTCAACAACGCCGTCGGCAAAATCCAAGCTTGAAAATGCTATGGgggaaaagaagaagaaagagtTGAAAcctgaaaatattaatataattcaaaatttcttaaaattCAATCTAAATGAATTAAACACAATATCAATGAACTTGAAAGTTTTAAGTAAACTAGTTATATTTATGAATCTAAAAACATTAGATATTCATGATGCACAAATCAGGTTTAATGGATTGGTAAAAGGTTTGAATAACAAAGAAGTTCCATCAATTATTGAGAAATCGTTCAATGTGATCGATTCATCAAGgtatgatgatgataaggGAGTATTATTGGAATCATTACATGaagatatttctttttttaatgaatgtACATTAAAACTAATTCATGatgttgaaaatattatcaagataAAGATCCCAAATTGGTGGAAACTTTACGGGGAGTTGTTAGAGttgaataaatattatcataagAACTTCCCAAATTGTGTGGTGCACGCAAGACGAACTGACCTTTTATCAGGAAATAACGCCAATACCAAtactaatactaatactaatactaatacTAATAGTCCTCAAcgtcttcatcatcattcaGAGCACCAGaataattctaataatggtGTATTTGCAAATTTGATTGAGAatcaaaagaataaattaGAAAGGAAGACCTCTCATCATATTGACGAAACTATTAGCCTGCTTGAGTCATTAGGTAGTGGATTGTTGAATAAACATGAACATCTTGCAGAAGAATTAAATAGATATATGGAGTTCAAAAACAGGTTTTTTGgaagaaatataatgaaaaattttgtaggagaagatattaaattattagagGAACATGTCTTGGTGTTAAACGAGAATATGAATAAGAATAACGAAATGTTTTTAACATCATAG
- the SGT2 gene encoding Sgt2p (similar to Saccharomyces cerevisiae SGT2 (YOR007C); ancestral locus Anc_6.21): protein MSLNNKDIGALIVDFLSTIIEKNEVSEDNADSLNVAMDCISEALEFDREVVPETIKNKFNGKTLVDILNTTSTATANTTIEKEESVEVNIPVEDAEIKANAEAFKLEGNKAMAMKDFHLAVEKYTEAIKILPTNAIYYANRAAAHSSLKEFEEAIKDAESAIKIDPSYSKGYSRLAFAKYGLGKHEEALESYKKVLDIEGDNATAGMKRDYETAKKRVEESMNVEKSKTPEQGQGQQQTNESAQGNAPNPFAGGMPDMSSLFGGAGMGGGLGSLLSNPDFMSTAQKLMSDPNAMQQVQSMMSDPSMRDLANNFKNGNTDMNDIMNNPAIRNMASNLFKGNPSEENQDKQ from the coding sequence ATGTccttaaataataaagatatcGGTGCTCTTATTGTTGATTTCTTATCCACTATCATCGAAAAGAATGAAGTTTCTGAAGATAATGCCGACTCATTAAATGTTGCCATGGACTGTATCTCTGAAGCTTTAGAATTTGATCGTGAAGTTGTTCCAGAAACtataaagaacaaatttAATGGTAAGACCTTAGTTGATATCCTAAACACTACTTCTACCGCTACTGCTAATACCACgattgaaaaggaagaatCGGTCGAAGTCAATATTCCAGTCGAAGATGCTGAAATTAAAGCTAATGCTGAAGCCTTCAAATTGGAAGGTAATAAGGCTATGGCTATGAAAGATTTCCATTTGGCTGTCGAAAAATATACTGAAGCTATTAAGATTTTACCTACTAATGCCATCTACTATGCTAACAGAGCTGCTGCTCATTCATCTCTCAAGgaatttgaagaagctATTAAAGATGCTGAATCTGCTATCAAGATTGATCCATCCTACTCAAAGGGTTATTCAAGGTTAGCATTCGCGAAGTATGGATTAGGTAAACATGAAGAAGCTCTAGAATCATATAAAAAAGTTTTAGACATCGAAGGTGATAACGCCACTGCAGGTATGAAGAGAGATTATGAGACTGCAAAGAAGAGAGTTGAAGAATCAATGAACGTGGAAAAGTCAAAGACACCAGAACAAGGACAAggacaacaacaaactaATGAGTCAGCCCAAGGAAATGCTCCTAATCCATTTGCAGGAGGTATGCCAGACATGTCTTCCTTATTTGGTGGTGCTGGTATGGGTGGTGGTTTAGGTAGTCTCTTAAGTAATCCTGATTTTATGTCTACTGCACAAAAACTAATGTCTGACCCTAATGCTATGCAACAGGTGCAATCTATGATGTCTGATCCAAGCATGAGAGATTTAgcaaataatttcaaaaatggtaATACTGACATGAACgatataatgaataacCCTGCCATTAGAAATATGGCAAGCAACTTGTTTAAGGGAAACCCTTCCgaagaaaatcaagatAAACAATAG
- the NDAI0D00820 gene encoding sugar porter family MFS transporter codes for MDYSQSPTGEDVHSSTAGSVHSSQSFQEMKKDSQDFNEIDSQIIEIPKKPASAYLSVCIMCLMVAFGGFISGWDTGTIGGFLSHSDYINRFGSSHSDGSKYLSKVRTGLLVSIFNVGCAIGSVVLGRLGDTVGRRKGIVIAVFIYIVGIVIQIASIDKWYQYFIGRIIAGLGSGTIAVLSPMLISEISPKHLRGTLVSCYQLMITFGMFLGYCTNYGTKTYDNSIQWRVPLGLCFAWALVMIGAMFIVPESPRYLVEKGQIEEAKRSVAKSNKVTIDDPATIQEIELVQIAVEAEQAAGSASWSELFQTKTKVLQRTLMGVIVLALQQLTGCNYFFYYGTIIFKAVGLEDSFQTSLIFGIVNFASTFVALYVVDKYGRRTCLLWGAAGMVCCMVVFASVGVTKLWPNGQDQPSSKGAGNTMIVFSCFFIFCFATTWAPIPFVIISESFPLRVKAKGMALGTVSNQMWNFCIGFFTPFITGAINFYYGYVFLGCLVFSYCYVFAFVPETKGLQLEDVNLMWEEGVLPWKSASWVPPSQRGTDYNAEALATDDKPIYKRMFSKN; via the coding sequence atggATTATAGTCAATCTCCAACAGGAGAAGATGTTCATTCTTCCACCGCAGGCTCTGTCCATTCCAGCCAAAGTTTCCAAGAGATGAAAAAGGATTCTCaagatttcaatgaaattgattcacaaattattgaaattccaaaaaaacCCGCCTCTGCTTACCTCTCCGTCTGTATCATGTGTTTAATGGTCGCTTTCGGTGGTTTCATTTCAGGTTGGGATACCGGTACCATTGGTGGGTTCTTATCTCATTCAGATTATATCAATAGATTCGGTAGTTCCCATTCAGATGGTAGTAAATACTTATCCAAAGTCAGAACTGGTCTATTGGTTTCCATTTTCAATGTCGGTTGTGCTATTGGTTCCGTTGTCTTAGGTCGTCTAGGTGATACTGTTGGTCGTAGAAAGGGTATTGTCATTGCTGTTTTCATCTATATCGTCGGTATTGTCATTCAAATTGCTTCTATTGACAAATGGTACCAATACTTCATTGGTAGAATTATCGCTGGTTTAGGTTCTGGTACCATTGCTGTTTTGTCTCCTATGTTGATTTCTGAAATCTCTCCAAAACATTTAAGAGGTACTTTAGTCTCTTGttatcaattaatgatCACTTTCGGTATGTTCTTAGGTTACTGTACTAATTACGGTACAAAGACTTACGATAACTCAATTCAATGGAGAGTCCCATTAGGGTTATGTTTCGCTTGGGCTTTAGTTATGATTGGTGCTATGTTTATTGTCCCAGAATCTCCAAGATATTTGGTTGAAAAGGGTCAAATTGAAGAAGCTAAAAGATCTGTAGCTAAATCTAACAAAGTTACCATTGATGATCCAGCTactattcaagaaattgaattggtTCAAATTGCCGTGGAAGCTGAACAAGCAGCTGGTTCTGCCTCATGGAGTGAATTATTCCAAACTAAGACCAAAGTTTTACAACGTACTTTAATGGGTGTTATTGTCCTAGCTTTACAACAATTAACCGGATGTAACTATTTCTTTTACTATGgtactattattttcaaagcTGTTGGTCTAGAAGATTCTTTCCAAACATCTCTTATTTTCGGTATTGTTAATTTTGCTTCCACTTTTGTTGCCTTATACGTTGTTGATAAGTATGGTCGTCGTACTTGTTTATTATGGGGTGCTGCTGGTATGGTTTGTTGTATGGTTGTCTTTGCCTCTGTTGGTGTCACTAAATTATGGCCTAATGGTCAAGATCAACCATCTTCCAAAGGTGCTGGTAACACTATGATTgtcttttcttgtttcttcattttctgttTCGCTACTACTTGGGCTCCTATTCCATTCGTTATTATCTCGGAATCTTTCCCATTGAGAGTTAAGGCTAAAGGTATGGCTTTAGGTACTGTTTCTAACCAAATGTGGAATTTCTGTATTGGGTTCTTTACTCCTTTCATCACTGGTGCCATTAATTTCTACTATGGATATGTCTTTTTAGGTTGTTTAGTGTTTTCTTATTGCTATGTCTTTGCTTTTGTTCCAGAAACTAAAGGGTtacaattagaagatgTCAATTTAATGTGGGAAGAAGGTGTCTTACCATGGAAATCTGCTTCTTGGGTTCCACCATCTCAAAGAGGAACTGATTATAACGCTGAAGCTTTAGCTACTGATGACAAGCCAATTTACAAGAGAATGTTCAGCAAGAACTAA
- the NDAI0D00830 gene encoding pirin family protein (ancestral locus Anc_6.23) produces the protein MSEPIPPTPKTKKPFYRYFKFLATLLLFLVPLIFSISMSKTKEQQPQQHQQVFTNKNIVNEDIARIATTDDARTILKYFIPDEQSEGVGARVRRAIGTNEMPRFPPFLMLDHFKVTPPEQGFPDHPHHGQETITYILDGMIAHEDFTGSKGVLRPGDLQFMTAGKGIVHSEMPVLMKDGRPGIGLQLWVDLPRELKNCEPRYRNLRKNEIPIVHTDDEKHMTVKVISGNAYGVDSVRDLAYTPIHFYHYISDKAGVEFKQSVPDDFNVFLYVMKGAVVIDDQIFKQNTAVFFNVDGHSIKGQSATNDTEFAIIGGKILDQPLVQHGPFVETTREDLYKVFENYQQGINGFERAVNWRSSIADGIDEDTANALLN, from the coding sequence ATGTCGGAACCCATTCCACCAACTCCTAAAACTAAAAAACCATTTTAcagatatttcaaatttttagcaacattattattgttcttAGTTCCACtaatattttccatatCAATGTCCaaaacaaaagaacaacaaccacAGCAGCATCAGCAAGTATTTACGAATAAGAACATTGTAAACGAAGATATTGCACGTATTGCTACTACTGATGATGCCCGTACCATATTGAAATACTTTATTCCAGATGAACAATCAGAAGGTGTAGGAGCCCGTGTAAGGAGAGCCATAGGAACGAACGAAATGCCTCGTTTCCCACCATTCTTAATGTTAGATCATTTCAAAGTAACTCCACCAGAACAAGGGTTTCCTGACCATCCTCACCATGGTCAAGAAACTATCACATACATCTTAGATGGGATGATTGCTCATGAGGATTTCACTGGGTCCAAAGGTGTATTACGTCCTGGTGATTTACAATTCATGACTGCTGGGAAAGGTATTGTTCATTCTGAAATGCCTGTCTTGATGAAAGATGGGAGACCTGGGATTGGACTACAATTGTGGGTAGATTTACCAagagaattgaaaaattgtgAACCAAGATATAGAAATTTAaggaaaaatgaaataccTATTGTTCATACCGATGATGAGAAACATATGACCGTGAAAGTTATTAGTGGGAATGCATATGGTGTGGACTCTGTTAGAGACTTGGCTTATACTCCAATTCATTTCTATCATTATATATCTGATAAGGCAGGTGTGGAATTCAAGCAAAGTGTTCCTGATGATTTTAATGTGTTTTTATATGTCATGAAGGGAGCTGTAGTTATCGATGATCAAATTTTCAAGCAAAATACGGCtgttttcttcaatgtTGATGGTCATTCCATAAAGGGACAATCTGCAACCAATGATACTGAGTTTGCCATTATTGGAGGTAAAATCTTAGATCAACCACTTGTTCAACATGGCCCATTCGTTGAAACTACTAGAGAAGATTTATACAAGGTTTTTGAGAATTATCAGCAAGGTATAAATGGTTTTGAAAGAGCTGTTAACTGGAGATCTTCTATTGCTGATGGTATAGACGAGGATACTGCAAATGCActattaaattaa
- the YPT7 gene encoding Rab family GTPase YPT7 (similar to Saccharomyces cerevisiae YPT7 (YML001W); ancestral locus Anc_6.24), producing MSSRKKNILKVIILGDSGVGKTSLMHRYVNDKYSQQYKATIGADFLTKEVTIDDDKIATMQVWDTAGQERFQSLGVAFYRGADCCVLVYDVTNAKSFENIKSWRDEFLIHANISTPETFPFVILGNKIDVEESKKIVSSNSATELAKSLGDIPLFFTSAKDSINIENAFEEIARSALQQNQNDVDAFDEDFNDAINIRLDGEPNSCSC from the coding sequence ATGTCGtcaagaaagaagaatatcCTTAAAGTCATCATATTAGGTGATTCGGGTGTCGGTAAGACATCATTAATGCATAGATATGTCAATGATAAATACTCTCAACAATATAAAGCTACCATTGGAGCTGATTTCCTTACGAAAGAGGTCACaatagatgatgataagatTGCTACTATGCAAGTATGGGATACTGCGGGTCAAGAAAGATTCCAATCATTAGGTGTAGCATTTTACAGAGGTGCAGATTGTTGCGTCCTTGTATACGATGTTACCAATGCTAAgtcttttgaaaatatcaaatcTTGGAGGGATGAGTTTTTAATCCACGCAAACATTTCCACTCCAGAAACTTTCCCCTTTGTTATCTTAGGGAATAAGATTGATGTAGAGGAAtcgaaaaaaattgttagtTCTAACTCTGCTACTGAATTAGCAAAGAGTTTAGGTGATATTCCTTTGTTTTTCACTAGTGCTAAGGATTCgataaatattgaaaacgcctttgaagaaattgcCCGTAGTGCTTTacaacaaaatcaaaatgatGTTGACgcatttgatgaagattttaatgatGCTATAAATATTCGATTGGATGGTGAGCCCAATTCCTGTAGCTGTTAG